DNA from Onthophagus taurus isolate NC chromosome 2, IU_Otau_3.0, whole genome shotgun sequence:
AATATTGTAACTCAAGCGCCTTTACATCTCGTTTCCGATCCAAATGTCTCACTTCGCTTAaagataatcttgaaaaattataaaaatactttaaaaagatttgattTAGTTTAGTTAAGAATTAATGGCCCATGAAATCTGAATGAAAATTCCCTTAATATATGTGTAATGATCAcgttaatatataaataactaattttCTCACCTACTACTTCCACTATCGatttgtaaaactaaaaccgaCCCATCAACTGATGAAGCAGCCATGGTTCCTTTATTCCCACAAACAGCTAATCCCGTTAATTTCGGATTTCCGGGAAATCGATAACATTGCCTGGATCTATTCGCTATATTTTTCCCTTCGATTTTCGCGCAATCCCAAACGCGAACGAATCCGTCTTTAGAAGCGCTAGCGAAAAGCGACGAATCCGGGATGTGAACCAATTTTTTAACCGCACCTTTGTGTTCGTGAAGATGAGCTATCAAGGAACCTTTTAATTTCCAACCGGGCGGAGGAATCGGAGTTTCCCAAGCTGTGTTTATTGCCCATTCTCTACATCTAagaacatttttcgatttatattaaaacataaataaacagaAACAAGAAAATTACCGTAAAGCTTCACTGTATTTATCTTGTTGCCTTAAAAGTAATCGACGTAATTCTGTACTACAATCTGATGTTCTatctaaataacaaaaaaaattatgaattaatataaattaaggTCAAGTTAAatagagaatttttttaaaaattacattgtACATATGATCGCTCATGGACACTAAAGTTTGATGAAGGTTCTGTGGTGTGAGTTGGTGATGATGATCTCGAATTAGATTTTCCTTGTACAGCAGATATAGAACCATCATTTTGTCTTGTGGAATTATCAGAACTATAAAAACaagaacaaaataaaaaatttagattaattttgttttgaaaaacctTGAATATGGAAGTTTCTGTGTCACTCTACTctccaaatttaaaacatgACCTGCATTAGGAAccgttaaaataataattttccccTCCATTAGATTATCatcaatatgttttttatgttttccatatctcaaaattttttgtttgtattttattaatctaTCTTCAATAAACTCATTTAATCCATACTCTTCCAATCGCCTTATTaactacaaaaacaaatttatttaactaatttaagactaaataatattttaaaaaaatcaccgTTTTTGTAGCTGCTGTTGCTTCTGATAACATTTGATGCCCAGGAACTTTATCTTGCTTAATCATATCTCTAATTTCCTTTCTCCTATTTAAAGTAGTAATGAAGTTTTCAAAATCAGCGCAACGAAGAACGCTATCATAAATAGGTCTTGGAATTGGATCTTTTAATGATGCCAATAATCTATGAGgactaaaagaaaattatttaaaaaatttaatgatttaattcaACGAATTAAGTTACTGcgttatttcaattaattcgTATTTTTGCGATTCGGTTAAAAGAGGCATTATTTTCACTGCAACATCTAAATTATTCATTGTTTGGGTGAGTTTCGTTATGAAATTAGCTGCAGATTGCCGAATCCACAAACTTGGATGTACCAGAAATAAAGAACACTCCATAACTAAACCAACCATCATTTCTTTGGGAAATAGGGCCACTTCTGTTAAATGTTCCAtacattttaatgtttttacgATTACAAATTCGGAAACATCCCTCATTCcctattaaaataaatgttaatacaTATTATGTTTgcgttaaattaatttattttacttgaaCAAATAGAGGTTTTAAAACTGCTGTGCTGTGCCAACCTAAACAAGCAGCAATTCCGACGATTGCATCGAAAAATGTGGCACGAAGTTCTTTGTCATCTTTATCGTTTAGAAATGTAATCATATGCGATAATAATATGTCATTAgctgtaaaattaattaattaattaatacttttgaattaataaaaattatgttacgTACACATTTGATGTCcaaaaaacatacataattTGGCCACATTATGATTAACTAACGTTCTTTTAACTAAAGGTGATGTGTCTGATAATAAAGGTCCAACCATTTGTTTAATCATTTCGTGTAAAGCTTGTAGCTCAGCATCGTAATTAATTTTCGGCGCATTAGTTCTGCTTGATTTATCATTACAATCAACAACCGTTTGATGAAGATATTGTAACGCAATATGAGCTAATTGCCCGATGTGTTTAGCAAATTCTGTTCGGACACAAACATTCCTATCGGTCGCCAATGGAGCTAAACCCGGTAAAATATAATCAGGAAAAACATTTGCGTCGGATCTAGGTACATCTTTAACAAAATCCAAACAAGTTGTTATGGTTCGAATTGCAACCACTTTCACTCTTGGGTTTGAATCATGTGTTAAATGCATCTaaaacacttttattattaaaattttattaaaattgtacaaaaatattacCATATAAGGTAATAATCGATCTAAAATAGTTTCTTCATTTGCATGTTTCGCCAATTCCaacattacatctaaacattGTAACTTTGCCGAACAATCATGAAGACCCCTCACGCAAGAAGTAaccaaagaaataataataaccaatccATCGGCACGATTTGCATGGTCATCAACATCTATAATCATTTCGTTACTTAAATCGCAATCGCTTCGTTTCGAAGAGAACAAATTAACCACACTTGAAACTTCCTTCTTTATTCGTGCCATCTTTTCATCACAAGATAAAATTGGACTTGCAGAAAAATCCAACATATACGGTTGCAAAAATGTGTAGAAATAATGAGGGAAAAGTCGCCCACGTTCTTGTGATAAATAACTTTCAGCAGATAAACGTTGCGTAGGATCTTTTTGAATCATACTGGTGAGAAGTGATTTTAAATAAGGgtcatcaattttatcaagATGTCTTTGTGGGGAGTATTCATTATTTCGATATGCTAAAAGTTGAGAATATTCAAAAGGACTATGCCCTTCATTCCATAATTCCAATAAAGCACATCTTCAAAAAAGAATCAGTGTTAAATGTACTATTTAACTCGGTCGGCAATTGCCaatagaaatttattattacacaaATATTAatcttctaggtctagtgttagttctagttttacactagcactatcactagaactaacacaagacctagaactagaatcattcgggattctagttctaatctAGAGATTTTCTGTCACTTTGAggttaatgaattatttaaaaaatcacacaaTCTGTATTTGCTGCaattaattgatgataatttatatcccaaattgaagctaaaatcgCCTATTTTAGGGTAATGCATAATAATGTTatggttaacaacaaaatttccttaaaaaaaattgttaacatacatatttgttcatttttaacactttgaggttagtttaaataaaaaatattaacttttcCTTAATAAACTAGTCGGTTATTATATATTGTATGAAAGAGGAcgtttttagctttaatttgatgtaaaaataacaccttaatctctaaaaataaagttgaaatgatttttagagatttttctgtcattttgaggttaatgaaACGTTTAATAAATCGTACAATCTGAGTTTGTCGgaattaattgatgatttatatcttaaatcaAAGCTAAAATCGtctattttaatgaattccataaaaatattatagttaataatgatattttcatcaaaaataagttttaagttatttattcatttttgacactttgaggttagtttaaataaaaaaatctctatttttttcttaataaattcgtcgattattatatattgtaCGAAAGGGGACGTttctagctttaatttgatgtaaaaataacagtttaatctctaaaaataaagttgaaattatttttagagatatttctgtcattttgaggttaatgaaACGTTTAATAAATCGTACAATCTgtatttattggaattaattgatgatttatatcttaaatcaAAGCTAAAATCGtctattttaatgaattccataaaaatattatagttaataatgatattttcatcaaaaataagttttaagttattttttcatttttgacactttgaggttagtttaaattaaaaaaatctttatttttttcttaataaattcgtcgattattatatattgtaCGAAAGAGGACGTttctagctttaatttgatgtaaaaataacaccttaatctctaaaaataaagctgaaatgatttttagagatttttctgtcattttgaggttaatgaaACGTTTAATAAATCGTACAATCTGTATTTGTCGgaattaattgatgatttatatcttaaatcaAAGCTAAAATCGtctattttaatgaattccataaaaatattatagtttataatgatattttcatcaaaaataagttttaagttatttattcatttttgacactttgaggttagtttaaattaaaaaaatctttatttttttcttaataaactcGTCGATTGTTATATATTGTACGAAAGAGAACGTttctagctttaatttgatgtaaaaataacAGCTTAATCTCcaaaaataaagatgaaatgatttttagagattttactgtcattttgaggttaatgaaACGTTTAATAAATCGTACAATCTGTATTTGTGGgaattaattgatgatttatatcttaaatcaAAGCTAAAATCGtctattttaatgaattccataaaaatattatagttaatagtgatattttcatcaaaaataagttttaagttatttattcatttttgacactttgaggttagtttaaataaaaaaatctttatttttttcttaataaattcgtcgattattatatattgtaCGAAAGAGGAcgtttttagctttaatttgatgtaaaaataacagcttaatctctaaaaataaagctgaaatgatttttagagatttttctgtcattttgaggttaatgaaACGTTTAATAAATCGTACAATCTgtatttgttggaattaattgatgatttatatcttaaa
Protein-coding regions in this window:
- the LOC111423996 gene encoding phosphoinositide 3-kinase regulatory subunit 4 isoform X1, producing MGNQLVGIAPSQIFPVEHYLAEHSDYKFDSSLGSTRFLKVARAKSPEGFVVVKVFAIHDPTLPLQPYRECLEQIRSKLTTAINCLPFQKIELLDKAGFLTREYVKFSLYDRISTRPFLTNLEKRWITFQVLYALNQCHKVGVCHGDIKLENITITSWNWLRLVDFAPFKPTFLPEDNPADYTYFFDTSRRRVCYIAPERFKKLVTLDSTSLFNENICSSDDLKPSMDIFSAGCALLELWNEGHSPFEYSQLLAYRNNEYSPQRHLDKIDDPYLKSLLTSMIQKDPTQRLSAESYLSQERGRLFPHYFYTFLQPYMLDFSASPILSCDEKMARIKKEVSSVVNLFSSKRSDCDLSNEMIIDVDDHANRADGLVIIISLVTSCVRGLHDCSAKLQCLDVMLELAKHANEETILDRLLPYMMHLTHDSNPRVKVVAIRTITTCLDFVKDVPRSDANVFPDYILPGLAPLATDRNVCVRTEFAKHIGQLAHIALQYLHQTVVDCNDKSSRTNAPKINYDAELQALHEMIKQMVGPLLSDTSPLVKRTLVNHNVAKLCMFFGHQMSNDILLSHMITFLNDKDDKELRATFFDAIVGIAACLGWHSTAVLKPLFVQGMRDVSEFVIVKTLKCMEHLTEVALFPKEMMVGLVMECSLFLVHPSLWIRQSAANFITKLTQTMNNLDVAVKIMPLLTESQKYELIEITHPHRLLASLKDPIPRPIYDSVLRCADFENFITTLNRRKEIRDMIKQDKVPGHQMLSEATAATKTLIRRLEEYGLNEFIEDRLIKYKQKILRYGKHKKHIDDNLMEGKIIILTVPNAGHVLNLESRVTQKLPYSSSDNSTRQNDGSISAVQGKSNSRSSSPTHTTEPSSNFSVHERSYVQYRTSDCSTELRRLLLRQQDKYSEALRCREWAINTAWETPIPPPGWKLKGSLIAHLHEHKGAVKKLVHIPDSSLFASASKDGFVRVWDCAKIEGKNIANRSRQCYRFPGNPKLTGLAVCGNKGTMAASSVDGSVLVLQIDSGSSRLSLSEVRHLDRKRDVKALELQYWDSGPQSVLVYSTLFGSLVGWDLRSPREAWRLENGIKRGYPTSFCVNSHQSWVTVATDFGYHITWDLRFQLPVSTIKHPSGARVRKVLCHPKRDSWIIASYQSNNEITMWNVETGAREKVLWTSAAPPLSVNNMKDEGIWTMYTGLIDRNGFLLAGGHDGRVRYFDLEDPPNSRIAIHKAIDPLMGCTVKYHERLIDGIPVVVETLPSILDDKKNAGKADEVPRAGPEPPPMGHINSITDITICKASQCFMVTGSIDGVIKVWK
- the LOC111423996 gene encoding phosphoinositide 3-kinase regulatory subunit 4 isoform X2 codes for the protein MGNQLVGIAPSQIFPVEHYLAEHSDYKFDSSLGSTRFLKVARAKSPEGFVVVKVFAIHDPTLPLQPYRECLEQIRSKLTTAINCLPFQKIELLDKAGFLTREYVKFSLYDRISTRPFLTNLEKRWITFQVLYALNQCHKVGVCHGDIKLENITITSWNWLRLVDFAPFKPTFLPEDNPADYTYFFDTSRRRVCYIAPERFKKLVTLDSTSLFNENICSSDDLKPSMDIFSAGCALLELWNEGHSPFEYSQLLAYRNNEYSPQRHLDKIDDPYLKSLLTSMIQKDPTQRLSAESYLSQERGRLFPHYFYTFLQPYMLDFSASPILSCDEKMARIKKEVSSVVNLFSSKRSDCDLSNEMIIDVDDHANRADGLVIIISLVTSCVRGLHDCSAKLQCLDVMLELAKHANEETILDRLLPYMMHLTHDSNPRVKVVAIRTITTCLDFVKDVPRSDANVFPDYILPGLAPLATDRNVCVRTEFAKHIGQLAHIALQYLHQTVVDCNDKSSRTNAPKINYDAELQALHEMIKQMVGPLLSDTSPLVKRTLVNHNVAKLCMFFGHQMSNDILLSHMITFLNDKDDKELRATFFDAIVGIAACLGWHSTAVLKPLFVQGMRDVSEFVIVKTLKCMEHLTEVALFPKEMMVGLVMECSLFLVHPSLWIRQSAANFITKLTQTMNNLDVAVKIMPLLTESQKYELIEITHPHRLLASLKDPIPRPIYDSVLRCADFENFITTLNRRKEIRDMIKQDKVPGHQMLSEATAATKTLIRRLEEYGLNEFIEDRLIKYKQKILRYGKHKKHIDDNLMEGKIIILTVPNAGHVLNLESRVTQKLPYSSSDNSTRQNDGSISAVQGKSNSRSSSPTHTTEPSSNFSVHERSYVQYRTSDCSTELRRLLLRQQDKYSEALRCREWAINTAWETPIPPPGWKLKGSLIAHLHEHKGAVKKLVHIPDSSLFASASKDGFVRVWDCAKIEGKNIANRSRQCYRFPGNPKLTGLAVCGNKGTMAASSVDGSVLVLQIDSGSSSEVRHLDRKRDVKALELQYWDSGPQSVLVYSTLFGSLVGWDLRSPREAWRLENGIKRGYPTSFCVNSHQSWVTVATDFGYHITWDLRFQLPVSTIKHPSGARVRKVLCHPKRDSWIIASYQSNNEITMWNVETGAREKVLWTSAAPPLSVNNMKDEGIWTMYTGLIDRNGFLLAGGHDGRVRYFDLEDPPNSRIAIHKAIDPLMGCTVKYHERLIDGIPVVVETLPSILDDKKNAGKADEVPRAGPEPPPMGHINSITDITICKASQCFMVTGSIDGVIKVWK